In the genome of Perca fluviatilis chromosome 4, GENO_Pfluv_1.0, whole genome shotgun sequence, one region contains:
- the snrpc gene encoding U1 small nuclear ribonucleoprotein C, producing MPKFYCDYCDTYLTHDSPSVRKTHCSGRKHKENVKDYYQKWMEEQAQSLIDKTTAAFQQGKIPPTPFPGGPPPGGPPRPGMLPTPPMGGPPMMPMMGPPPHGMMPGGPGGMRPPMGGPMQMMPGPPHMMRHPRPMMMPVRPGMMRPDR from the exons ATGCCTAA GTTTTACTGTGATTACTGTGATACCTACCTTACACACGATTCG CCATCAGTAAGGAAGACCCACTGCAGTGGCcgaaaacacaaagaaaatgtgaagGATTACTACCAGAAATGGATGGAGGAGCAGGCTCAGAGCCTGATCGATAAAACAA CGGCTGCCTTTCAACAGGGAAAGATTCCTCCCACACCGTTCCCTGGTGGCCCTCCCCCAG GTGGTCCTCCTCGCCCAGGCATGCTACCAACCCCCCCTATGGGCGGTCCACCTATGATGCCCATGATGGGGCCTCCACCACATGGAATGATGCCCGGTGGACCCG GAGGCATGAGGCCGCCGATGGGAGGACCCATGCAGATGATGCCAGGACCACCACACATGATGCGTCATCCTCGACCCATGATGATGCCAGTCAGGCCGGGCATGATGCGACCAGACAGATAA